In the Helicoverpa zea isolate HzStark_Cry1AcR chromosome 27, ilHelZeax1.1, whole genome shotgun sequence genome, one interval contains:
- the LOC124643554 gene encoding putative uncharacterized protein DDB_G0286901, with the protein MILKVFGVLQIILVQIISAHLLTREVTSQNILNNVANIPLETIIRTSRQINDIPVNLPGNANLPVNLPGSANLPLNGLANGLPFRYGMPFGNMPRGNNLPKNFANMPNNFAFNNGMALPNNSPMNLPFVNRNILPQNRWLPNVNGMNNNGLFNNLPNGLSNINNPVTNSLQNLMNVPAGKNNFNLNNLSPLNTLPNNMQIPNGLPNFNNLPCRNILPSMAQNNGLSQNILPNGNLLPSINSQLPLNNFQITGFELANGLADMTRLPRNNPPVDSVNVNGNNLQNYNGICNNDMPQGVNGFSNINNAQTVNSLVNSPNALPTIVPDTDVYQNANSFINSNVLSSNVPYSNGLSVANNNFQNSNMMTVDSQQFVANNPVNHNLGIPNNFVTTSTNVNNLPLNAITNSGLLNNRQFIASAIPEIQSQNGLSNSFLSSNLQYGNIDMPVNNQQYDLYGNANMPVNQNSLADVVASLSNLPNDCQSTLTSNNFNLAQELVKNLQIEGIENMPFLNGLPVAGITETVTILNNPCS; encoded by the exons atgattttaaaagtgTTCGGTGTTCTGCAAATTATTTTAGTTCAG ATAATTTCTGCTCACCTCTTAACTCGAGAAGTAACCAGCCAGAATATACTGAATAATGTAGCAAATATACCATTAGAAACAATCATCAGAACATCAAGACAAATAAATGATATACCAGTAAATCTACCAGGTAATGCCAACTTGCCAGTCAATCTGCCAGGTAGTGCCAACTTGCCACTAAACGGCCTCGCCAATGGCTTGCCATTCAGATATGGCATGCCTTTTGGCAATATGCCACGTGGCAATAATCTGCCTAAAAATTTCGCAAATAtgccaaataattttgctttcaaCAACGGAATGGCATTACCGAATAATTCACCAATGAATTTGCCATTTGTAAACAGGAATATTTTACCACAGAATAGATGGTTGCCAAATGTAAATGGCATGAATAATAATGGACTATTTAATAATTTGCCAAATGGAttatcaaatattaataatccagtcacaaatagtttGCAGAATTTAATGAATGTGCCTGCTGGAAagaataatttcaatttaaataatttatcaccTTTAAATACTTTGCCAAATAATATGCAAATACCTAATGGTTTACCAAATTTTAATAACTTGCCATGTCGCAATATTCTACCATCAATGGCACAAAACAACGGATTGTCACAAAACATTTTGCCAAATGGCAATCTATTGCCATCAATCAACAGTCAACTGCCacttaataattttcaaataactGGCTTCGAACTCGCAAATGGATTGGCAGATATGACCAGACTTCCCCGCAATAATCCGCCAGTTGACAGCGTGAATGTTAATGGCAATAATTTGCAAAACTACAATGGCATATGCAACAATGATATGCCACAAGGTGTCAATGGATTTTCAAACATAAATAATGCTCAAACTGTCAACAGTTTGGTCAATTCACCAAATGCATTACCAACTATCGTGCCAGATACCGACGTATATCAAAATGCAAACAGTTTTATAAACAGCAATGTCTTGTCAAGTAATGTGCCATACAGCAATGGTTTGTCAGTCGCcaacaataattttcaaaacagCAATATGATGACTGTAGATAGTCAGCAATTTGTTGCTAATAATCCTGTGAACCACAACTTAGGAAttccaaataattttgtaacaacTTCAACAAATGTCAATAATTTGCCATTAAATGCCATTACCAATAGCGGACTCTTGAATAATAGGCAATTTATTGCAAGTGCTATACCAGAAATACAGTCGCAAAATGGGCTAAGCAACAGCTTTTTAAGCAGCAACCTACAATACGGTAATATTGATATGCCAGTCAACAATCAGCAATATGACTTGTATGGAAATGCCAACATGCCAGTTAACCAGAACTCATTGGCAGATGTAGTGGCATCGCTTTCTAATTTGCCAAATGATTGCCAGTCTACATTAAcatcaaataatttcaatttggCACAGGAATTGGTAAAAAATCTGCAAATTGAAGGTATAGAGAATATGCCATTCCTAAATGGCTTGCCAGTTGCTGGCATTACGGAAAC